The following proteins are co-located in the Argopecten irradians isolate NY chromosome 9, Ai_NY, whole genome shotgun sequence genome:
- the LOC138331983 gene encoding dynein light chain 2, cytoplasmic — MSDRKAVIKNADMAEDMQQDAVDCATQALEKYNIEKDIAAFIKKEFDKKYNPTWHCIVGRNFGSYVTHETKHFIYFYLGQVAILLFKSG, encoded by the coding sequence ATGTCGGACAGAAAAGCTGTCATCAAAAATGCCGACATGGCTGAGGACATGCAGCAAGATGCAGTTGACTGTGCCACACAGGCTTTAGAAAAGTACAACATTGAGAAAGACATTGCTGCTTTCATCAAGAAAGAGTTCGATAAAAAGTACAACCCAACCTGGCATTGCATTGTTGGACGTAACTTTGGAAGCTACGTAACACATGAAACCAAGCATTTCATCTACTTCTACTTGGGACAAGTTGCTATTTTGCTTTTCAAATCTGGCTGA
- the LOC138331981 gene encoding serine/arginine-rich splicing factor 1-like, with amino-acid sequence MSYRSSSDARIYVGNLPPDVRQRDIEDLFTKYGNIRYIELKNRRGPPFAFVEFEDPRDAEDAVRKRDGYNYDGYTLRVEFPRGARGPPSYGGGGGGGRGMYGGGGGGGGGGGGRGPPSRRSEYRVLVSGLPGSGSWQDLKDHMREAGDVCYADTYKDGTGVVEFLRKEDMQYAVQNLDDSKFRSHEGEVSYIRVKENYSSGGSSSRNRYSRSRSRSLSRSPRRRRSSPSRGSPDYSSVQQRRRRSRSRS; translated from the exons ATGTCTTATAGAAGCAGTTCTGATGCAAGAATATATGTAGGAAATCTACCACCCGATGTTAGACAAAGAGATATAGaagatttatttacaaaatatggaAATATTCGCTATATTGAGTTGAAAAATAGACGTGGACCGCCATTTGCCTTTGTAGAGTTTGAAGACCCGAG AGATGCTGAAGATGCTGTAAGAAAAAGGGATGGCTACAATTACGATGGATATACTCTAAGAGTGGAGTTCCCGCGAGGAGCAAGGGGTCCCCCAAGTTATGGAGGAGGAGGTGGTGGTGGAAGAGGAATGTATGGTGgaggtggtggtggtgggggtgggggtggtggTCGAGGCCCACCCTCCAGAAGATCAGAGTATAGAGTCCTTGTTTCAG GACTTCCTGGCTCTGGCAGCTGGCAGGATTTGAAGGACCATATGCGTGAAGCAGGAGATGTGTGTTATGCAGACACATACAAGGATGGTACTGGTGTGGTTGAGTTCCTACGCAAGGAAGATATGCAGTATGCTGTACAAAACCTTGATGACTCAAAGTTTAGGTCTCATGAG GGTGAAGTGTCCTACATTCGTGTGAAAGAGAATTACAGTAGCGGTGGCAGCAGCAGTCGCAATCGATATTCACGAAGCCGCAGTCGCAGTTTAAGCCGCAGTCCTCGCAGAAGGAGGTCATCACCGAGCAGAGGATCACCAGATTATTCCTCTGTACAACAGCGAAGGAGACGATCACGGTCACGTTCCTGA